One Leifsonia shinshuensis DNA window includes the following coding sequences:
- a CDS encoding MFS transporter, which yields MIDNEVSTRPGTRARLLPETRRGLIALGLGGTLEWYDWMLFGLVASYLGPKFFPDSNPITATLSALAVFAVGFFFRPVGGIVLGTYADRIGRRKIMILSVVLMAATTLVIAVCPTYEQIGPWAGVILLLARIVQGISTGVEGPLATAQGLELVPEGREGTVAGVMSAFVNFGILAASLVTFLTVLLLGPAAMADWGWRVPFALAVVGSIVVLYLRRRLPETMTPQELEEASTGKIWSSVGRNWLSILAIVFVVGAVQVYNYAWTTGLPNTARIVMKESPTAVFGITTLLGVVMVIGSLIVGKLVDGKALSKWYIWTRALAIPSMFLVLLYVRPGMGAFAGVVLGGSIVMVLNMTLYNVVSSTLMPKASRGAGTALGYGIGVAVFGGTAAYLVVWCSEIHQTWLFSVYGAVLMVLSIVLYVLARRFNGIHIGR from the coding sequence TTGATTGACAACGAAGTCAGCACTCGGCCGGGCACTCGCGCCCGGCTCCTCCCCGAGACACGCCGAGGCCTCATCGCGCTCGGGCTCGGCGGGACCCTGGAATGGTACGACTGGATGCTGTTCGGCCTGGTCGCCTCCTACCTCGGCCCGAAGTTCTTCCCCGACAGCAACCCCATCACCGCGACCCTGAGCGCCCTCGCGGTGTTCGCCGTCGGGTTCTTCTTCCGTCCGGTCGGCGGCATCGTCCTCGGCACGTACGCGGACCGGATCGGCCGCAGGAAGATCATGATCCTCAGCGTCGTCCTGATGGCGGCCACCACCCTCGTCATCGCCGTCTGCCCGACCTACGAGCAGATCGGCCCGTGGGCGGGCGTGATCCTTCTGCTCGCCCGGATCGTCCAGGGCATCTCCACCGGAGTGGAGGGGCCGCTCGCGACCGCTCAGGGCCTCGAGCTCGTCCCCGAGGGACGCGAAGGCACCGTCGCCGGCGTCATGAGCGCGTTCGTCAACTTCGGCATCCTCGCCGCCTCCCTCGTCACGTTCCTGACCGTCCTCCTGCTCGGCCCGGCCGCCATGGCGGACTGGGGCTGGCGCGTCCCCTTCGCCCTCGCGGTGGTCGGAAGCATCGTCGTCCTCTACCTGCGGCGGCGCCTGCCGGAGACCATGACGCCTCAGGAGCTCGAAGAGGCGTCCACCGGCAAGATCTGGAGCAGCGTCGGACGGAACTGGCTGAGCATCCTGGCGATCGTCTTCGTCGTCGGCGCCGTTCAGGTGTACAACTACGCCTGGACCACCGGCCTGCCGAACACGGCGCGGATCGTCATGAAGGAGTCGCCCACTGCGGTGTTCGGCATCACGACGCTGCTGGGAGTCGTCATGGTCATCGGATCCCTCATCGTCGGAAAGCTCGTCGACGGCAAGGCCCTGTCGAAGTGGTACATCTGGACCCGCGCCCTGGCAATCCCGTCGATGTTCCTCGTCCTGCTGTACGTACGGCCCGGCATGGGCGCCTTCGCCGGCGTCGTCCTGGGCGGCTCCATCGTCATGGTGCTGAACATGACCCTCTACAACGTCGTGTCCTCGACCCTGATGCCGAAGGCGTCGCGGGGAGCCGGGACCGCCCTGGGCTACGGCATCGGCGTCGCGGTCTTCGGCGGCACCGCCGCCTACCTGGTGGTCTGGTGCTCCGAGATCCACCAGACCTGGCTGTTCTCCGTCTACGGGGCGGTCCTGATGGTCCTCAGCATCGTCCTCTACGTCCTGGCGCGCCGTTTCAACGGCATCCACATCGGAAGGTAA